In Candidatus Roseilinea sp., one DNA window encodes the following:
- a CDS encoding D-isomer specific 2-hydroxyacid dehydrogenase family protein, with amino-acid sequence MYKVVITDHAFPSLDPERAVLRDLAEVVDRSPLRTEDDVIQAAQDADALIIGFVPITARVMDALPRLRCVVRYGVGYETIDVPAAVARGIQVANVPDYCIPEVADHAMALLLALARKVIPLDASMRRGEWATLKTAKPVHRIEGRTLGLIGMGRIGSAVARRALGFGMRVIVHDKYLSPERAQAAGATWVDLDALLHEADFISIHTPLTPETHHLINAEAIGKMKPGAYLINVARGAIVDTPALAEALRAGRIAGAALDVFEQEPLPADHPIRNAPNTILHPHAAWYSEEAMIQLQINAAEEVARALRGEPLKNPLTPMRT; translated from the coding sequence ATGTACAAAGTTGTGATCACCGACCATGCGTTCCCTTCTCTCGACCCGGAGCGCGCCGTGCTCCGCGATTTGGCGGAAGTCGTAGACCGCAGCCCACTGCGCACGGAAGACGACGTAATCCAAGCAGCGCAGGATGCTGACGCGCTGATTATCGGGTTCGTGCCCATCACCGCCCGCGTGATGGACGCTCTGCCCCGGCTGCGCTGTGTGGTGCGCTATGGCGTGGGCTATGAGACGATTGACGTACCGGCTGCCGTTGCGCGCGGCATCCAAGTGGCCAACGTGCCCGACTATTGCATCCCCGAAGTGGCCGACCACGCTATGGCACTGCTGTTGGCGCTGGCGCGCAAGGTGATCCCGTTAGACGCCAGCATGCGGCGCGGCGAATGGGCAACCCTGAAGACGGCCAAACCGGTGCACCGTATCGAAGGCCGGACGCTCGGCTTGATCGGCATGGGGCGCATCGGCAGCGCCGTGGCCCGGCGCGCGCTCGGCTTCGGGATGCGCGTGATCGTGCACGACAAGTATCTCTCGCCGGAGCGCGCGCAGGCTGCAGGTGCGACATGGGTGGACCTCGACGCGCTGCTGCACGAAGCGGATTTCATCTCCATCCACACGCCGCTCACGCCGGAAACGCACCACCTCATCAACGCCGAAGCGATCGGCAAGATGAAGCCCGGCGCCTATCTGATCAACGTGGCGCGCGGCGCGATCGTGGACACGCCGGCGCTGGCCGAGGCGCTACGGGCCGGCCGGATCGCCGGTGCAGCGCTCGACGTGTTCGAGCAGGAGCCGTTGCCCGCCGACCATCCCATCCGCAACGCGCCAAATACCATCCTCCATCCGCACGCCGCCTGGTACTCCGAAGAAGCGATGATCCAACTGCAGATCAACGCCGCCGAAGAAGTAGCGCGCGCCCTGCGCGGCGAGCCGCTGAAGAACCCGCTGACGCCGATGAGGACATGA
- the menC gene encoding o-succinylbenzoate synthase, translating to MNIERIELFHIRIPLVAPFETSFGVTTERESTLVRITADGVVGWGESVADADPGYSYETVTTNWHVMTGYLIPTLLSAPIGDPREAPARFSRVRGHNMAKAALEAALWDIAAQQAGLSLRDYIGQVTGRQMKDRIVVGVSIGIQPTTEKLLERIASFLQYGYLRIKMKIKPGRDLQDVRAARAAFPDRMLMVDANSAYTLRDVELFKQMDDLNLLMIEQPLGYDDIYEHSKLQPQLKTPICLDESIHTPDHARMAIELGACKIINIKQGRVGGLTHAIAVHDICEAHGVPVWCGGMLETGIGRALNLALAALPNFTLPSDLSASNRYYNPDVIEPPFEINSDGTLSVPAGLGLGVHVVPERLSKITLRHDVFQR from the coding sequence ATGAACATCGAACGCATCGAACTCTTCCACATTCGCATTCCCCTTGTCGCCCCCTTCGAGACCAGCTTCGGCGTGACGACCGAACGCGAGAGCACCCTTGTACGCATTACTGCCGACGGCGTGGTCGGCTGGGGCGAGAGCGTAGCCGACGCCGATCCGGGCTACTCCTACGAGACCGTCACGACCAACTGGCATGTGATGACCGGCTACCTCATCCCCACCCTACTGAGCGCGCCCATCGGCGACCCGCGCGAGGCACCCGCGCGCTTCAGCCGGGTGCGCGGCCACAACATGGCCAAGGCTGCGCTGGAAGCGGCGTTGTGGGACATCGCCGCGCAACAAGCCGGCCTCAGCTTGCGCGACTACATCGGCCAGGTGACCGGCCGACAGATGAAGGATCGCATCGTCGTCGGCGTGAGCATCGGCATCCAACCGACGACCGAAAAGCTGCTGGAGCGGATCGCGAGCTTCCTGCAGTATGGTTACCTGCGCATCAAGATGAAGATCAAGCCGGGGCGCGATCTACAAGACGTGCGCGCCGCGCGGGCTGCCTTCCCCGACCGCATGCTGATGGTGGACGCCAACAGCGCCTATACGCTGCGCGACGTCGAACTGTTCAAGCAAATGGACGACTTGAACCTGTTGATGATCGAGCAACCGCTGGGTTACGACGATATCTATGAGCACAGCAAGCTGCAGCCTCAGCTCAAGACCCCGATCTGCCTGGACGAGAGCATCCACACACCGGATCACGCCCGCATGGCCATCGAGCTGGGCGCGTGCAAGATCATCAACATCAAGCAGGGACGTGTGGGCGGACTGACGCATGCGATTGCCGTGCACGACATCTGCGAAGCGCACGGCGTGCCGGTGTGGTGCGGGGGCATGCTCGAAACCGGCATCGGCCGCGCGTTGAACCTGGCGTTGGCGGCGCTACCCAACTTCACGCTTCCCAGCGACCTGAGCGCGAGCAACCGCTACTACAACCCGGACGTGATCGAGCCGCCTTTCGAGATCAACAGCGATGGGACGTTGAGCGTGCCCGC
- the greA gene encoding transcription elongation factor GreA, whose translation MIEQEYLTPEGLKKLEEELEYLKTVRRAEVAQRLHDAMAEGEVEENPEYEDAKNEQAFVEGRILEIETILANAVLIENKGPSNEVRLGSKVTITEVGSGSKEHYIIVGSAEADPASGRISNESPLGRALLGHKVNDIVSVQAPEGEIKFKVTHISNK comes from the coding sequence ATGATCGAACAGGAATATCTCACTCCGGAGGGTTTGAAGAAGCTCGAAGAAGAGCTGGAGTATCTGAAGACCGTTCGCCGGGCTGAGGTCGCTCAGCGATTGCACGATGCGATGGCCGAGGGCGAGGTCGAGGAGAACCCTGAGTACGAGGATGCCAAGAATGAGCAAGCCTTTGTCGAGGGGCGCATTCTGGAGATCGAGACCATCCTTGCTAATGCCGTGCTGATCGAGAACAAGGGCCCGTCGAATGAGGTGCGCCTGGGCAGCAAGGTCACCATCACCGAAGTCGGCTCAGGTAGCAAGGAACACTACATCATCGTCGGCTCGGCGGAGGCCGATCCGGCCAGCGGGCGAATTAGCAACGAGTCGCCGCTGGGCCGCGCCTTGCTCGGTCACAAGGTGAACGACATTGTTTCCGTGCAGGCGCCCGAGGGCGAGATCAAGTTCAAGGTCACGCATATCTCGAACAAATGA